The following proteins are encoded in a genomic region of Terriglobales bacterium:
- a CDS encoding M20/M25/M40 family metallo-hydrolase has product MDLVRLTRELIDIESITGNEAAVGEYLYRFLSKLGYRTEKMPVEGARHNVYAALDARPDLVFSTHMDTVPPFIPSSEDGEKIYGRGSCDAKGIIAAQIAAAERLRGGSSRIGLLFVVGEERDSQGAKEANRHAPGCRFLINGEPTENKIGRASKGTLRVQLTATGRMAHSAYPHLGDSAIEKLVKALYRLLEMPLPNNPEIGPATLNIGQIEGGRAPNVIPDFARAQLLYRLVGTTEKLRKDIQAAVNEFATPEFALEIPYMKLRTVDGIPEMIAAFTTDIPALTNWGEPVLLGPGSIHVAHTDGEFIPKRELNEAVDLYASVAKKLMAS; this is encoded by the coding sequence ATGGACTTGGTCCGCCTTACACGCGAGCTCATCGACATCGAATCGATCACCGGCAACGAAGCTGCTGTTGGCGAATATCTGTACCGCTTTCTGTCGAAACTCGGATATCGCACCGAGAAGATGCCGGTCGAAGGGGCTCGGCACAACGTTTATGCGGCTCTCGATGCACGTCCCGATTTGGTGTTTTCGACCCACATGGACACGGTGCCGCCCTTCATTCCGTCGTCAGAAGACGGCGAGAAGATCTATGGCCGTGGCTCCTGCGATGCGAAAGGAATCATTGCCGCGCAGATCGCTGCCGCCGAGCGTCTGCGGGGAGGCAGTTCGCGCATCGGACTGCTTTTCGTGGTCGGAGAGGAGCGCGACAGTCAGGGCGCCAAAGAGGCAAATCGTCATGCTCCTGGTTGTCGGTTCCTGATTAACGGCGAGCCGACAGAAAACAAAATCGGTCGTGCGTCGAAGGGTACATTGCGCGTGCAACTCACAGCTACAGGACGGATGGCGCATTCTGCGTACCCGCATTTGGGCGACTCGGCGATTGAGAAGTTAGTCAAAGCGTTATATCGGCTTTTGGAGATGCCGTTGCCGAACAATCCTGAAATCGGTCCAGCGACTCTCAACATAGGTCAGATTGAAGGCGGCCGTGCTCCTAATGTCATTCCCGATTTTGCACGTGCGCAGTTGCTTTACCGGCTGGTGGGCACGACGGAAAAGCTGCGCAAGGACATTCAGGCTGCGGTGAACGAGTTTGCTACCCCCGAATTTGCGCTGGAGATTCCATATATGAAGCTCCGAACAGTGGACGGGATTCCTGAAATGATTGCCGCCTTTACGACCGATATTCCTGCTTTGACGAATTGGGGTGAACCGGTGCTGTTAGGACCGGGCTCAATTCACGTTGCCCATACCGATGGGGAGTTCATTCCAAAACGGGAATTGAATGAGGCGGTTGACTTGTACGCGTCGGTTGCAAAGAAGCTGATGGCTTCTTAG